Proteins encoded in a region of the Orcinus orca chromosome X, mOrcOrc1.1, whole genome shotgun sequence genome:
- the NDUFB11 gene encoding NADH dehydrogenase [ubiquinone] 1 beta subcomplex subunit 11, mitochondrial: protein MVAGMLGLCGRRLLAVAAKRGLPAARVRWESSSSRAVIAPSAVAGKRPPEPTLRWQEDPDPEDENLYEKNPDSHGYDRDPAVDLWNMRVVFFFGFSIILVLGSTFVAYLPDYRMQEWARREAERLVKYREANGLPIMDSNCFDPSKIQLPEDED from the exons ATGGTGGCCGGGATGTTAGGTTTGTGCGGCCGCCGCCTTTTGGCTGTGGCGGCGAAGCGAGGGCTCCCGGCTGCCCGTGTTCGCTGGGAATCCAGCTCCTCCAGGGCTGTGATCGCCCCGTCCGCTGTGGCGGGAAAGCGGCCGCCGGAACCGACTTTACGCTGGCAAGAGGACCCAGATCCCGAGGACGAAAACCTCTACGagaag AACCCAGACTCCCACGGTTATGACAGGGACCCTGCTGTGGACCTCTGGAACATGCGGGTCGTCTTCTTCTTTGGCTTCTCCATCATCTTGGTCCTTGGCAGCACCTTTGTGGCTTATCTGCCTGACTACAG GATGCAGGAGTGGGCCCGCCGGGAAGCTGAGAGGCTTGTAAAATACCGAGAGGCCAATGGCCTCCCCATCATGGACTCCAACTGCTTCGACCCCAGCAAGATCCAGCTGCCAGAGGATGAGGACTGA